Genomic DNA from Acidobacteriota bacterium:
GAACGACATCCTGCAGTACATCAGCAAGGATCCGGTCTACCGGCGCTACGAGCACCGGCACCTGACCTTCTCGCTGCTCTATGCGTTCACCGAGAACTTCATCCTGCCCTTCTCCCATGACGAGGTCGTGCACGGGAAGGCGTCGATGATCGACAAGATTCCGGGCGACGCCTGGCGGAAGGCGGCCACCCTGCGCGCGCTGTACGGCTTCATGTACGCGCACCCGGGAAAGAAGCTGCTGTTCATGGGGCAGGAATTCGGCCAGTGGCGCGAGTGGAACCACGACGAGAGCCTCGACTGGCACCTGTTCGGAGAGGGGCCGCATCACGCGGGGCTCCACCGCTACGTGCAGGCGCTCAACTGGGTCTACGCCCGGGAGCGCGCGCTGCACGCCATCGATTTCGATCCGAACGGATTCCAGTGGATCGACTGCAACGACAGCGAGAACAGCGTCGTCTCGTTCCTGCGGAAGGCGCGGGACCCCCGCGAGTACGTCGTGGCGCTGCTCAACTTCACGCCGGTGCCGCGCGAGGGCTACCGCATCGGCGTGCCGGAAGCGGGGTTCTACGAGGAGCTGCTCAACAGCGACTCGGCGTATTTCGGCGGCGGTGACGTCGGAAACGGCGGCGGACTGCACACCGAGCCGATCCCGTCCCACGGATGGGAGCAATCGCTGCGGCTCACGCTGCCGCCGCTCGGGTGTTTGTACTTGAAGATCCGACGGTGAGGTCCGCCGGCCTGAAGGCCGGCGGCTACTACACGTGTCGTTCCGACATCGTCACGATCGCGTTCCATTCCTGGTCCGTGACCGGCATGACGGAGAGCCGCGGCAGGCGCGTGAGCGGGAACGAGGCGAAGCGCCTGTCTGCCTTGATCGACGCGAGCGTCACCGGCGCCTTCAGCCTCTTCACCGGCACGACGTCCACGACGTGCGCCTTCCCAGACGTGTCCGCCGGATCCGGGTAGGCGTTCGAGTCCGCCTTCGCGATGGCGACGATCGCCTTCTCGTTGCCGGTGTGGTAATAGAAGATGCGGTCTCCCTTGCGCACCCCGCGGAGGTGTTTCTGCGCAACCGGGTTCTTCACGCCAGACCACGAGGTGCGGCCGTCTTTGACGAGCGCGTCGTAGCTGTAGTGGGTGGGTTCCTCTTTGAACAGCCATTGAGCCATGGCGGACGATTCTAGCCGGGAGCGCCTGCGTCTCAAAGACCGGATCGCGCCCGGCGTCCGCGTGCTGTTCGTGGGCATCAATCCGGGCGTGCGGTCGGCGATCACCGGCCATCACTTCGCGGGCTACTCCAACCGGTTCTGGAAGCTGCTCCACGAGTCGCGGCTCGTGCGTGAACCGATCTCGTACAAGGATGACGTCAGGCTGCCGGGGTGGGGGTCGATCCCGAACAGTCTGACGGGAAGAACACGGAAGCCTCCTCCGATCCGGGCGCGGTCCACCGGGCGGCGGACTTCGCGCGGACGGTGTAGCCGCCGGACGCCGGCCTCGACAGGAAGAGAGACTTGACGCCCCAGCGCTCGGCGGGCCCGGGCAGCGTGGCCCAGCACGCGCGCGGCGCGGCGCCGCCGAGCATCGCGAGCACGGCCGTCTCCTCGCTGCCGCGGCGCATCGTGAAGAGCAGAGCCGGCTCCGATGGCGTCCCTTCCCACTGGAGCACCGAGGAGAGCACGTACGCCTCGGCGCGCGGCGTCACGCGGCTGGCGTCCTTCCATTCGTCCGCCGGTGGAAACAGGGGCCAGCCGGCGCGCCATTCGCGCTCGACGGCGACCGGGTACGCCGCGTGGTTTTTCTCCTGCGGCTGGCCGGTGTCGTACACGGCGACGCCGTCGGACGGTCCCGGGTGTCCCTCCGGGAAGAACCGCTGGTATGCGATCCAGCGCCCGCCTGGCGACGCGACCGCGTCGCCGGCATAGACCTCGTCGGCCGGCACCTGGCCCGCCGGATCCACGACCGCGAATCCCTTCTCGCAGAGGAAGAGCACGCGCCCCTGATCCTCGCGGATGACCGCGCGGCGCAGCGCGCCGAGCGTGCGGTTGATCGACAGCATGTGGCGGCGCGAGGTCACGTTGCTGGAGATGATGACGCGCGCGGCGCGCTCGCCGCCGCCGGTGTCGAGCGCCTCGACGGTGTACCGATCCGAGCTGGCGCGGACCTCGGGGCTCTGTCCGGCGGAGGCGGCCAGTGCAAGCGTCAGGAAAACGATTGCGGTCATTTCTTCAACGCGGCAATCAGGTCTGCCGCCTTCTCCCTCATGATCGCGTGTTCGGCGGCGCGGCTCGCGTGCGCGAGCGCCTGCGCGCGATCGCCGGCCTGGGCGGCGGCATACGCGGCGTTGTAATAGGAACGCGCCTCGCTCACCAGCTCGCGCTCGATGTACCCGGAGTACTCGGCGCTCACCTCGACGGCATCCGGCGTGCCGGCCACGGTGTTCCGCACAGTATCCAGCGCCGTGCGGTAGGCGTCAACGTTGGTGCGGTAACACGCGGCCGCGCTGGGGAACAGTCCCGCCGCGTCGGTCCACCGCTTCTGCTCGGAGCGCACGAGGCCGAGATACCACGACGCATCGCACGCCTGGTCGTTGAGCTGCAGCGACTTCTCGAGGTCGGCCGCGGCCTCGCCCATCTCATGCCGATCGTAGCGGATGATGCCCGACAGAAGGAAGACGTCAGAACGGACGCCGGCCACCGCCTTGGACCGTTCAATCTCATCGCGCGCCTCGTCCAGCCGCCGCTGTGCGTGACGGTTGTACGCCCGCCAGTAATAGGCGTCGCCCAGGTACCAGTCTTCCAGCTCGATGATTCGCGTGGCGGACTCGAAGGCCTCATCGGGGCGCTCGAGATAGCTGAGCATGATCGTGCGGCCGAGCATCGCCTCACGGTGCGTGGGCACGAGCGCGAGCGTCTCGTCGTAGTACCGGAGCGCGTCCTTGATCTTGTTGAACGCCCGGTGCATGCCGGCAACGGTGAAGGTCACCGACGGCGACCGCGGGAACGCCTCGTACGCGGCCGCGAGGTGTGGAACGATCTCGGAACGCCGCCCCTTGCCGACTGCGGCATCGGCCAGGGCGTACCGGCCCAGGAAGAAGTGCGCTTCCACGTATCGTGGCTCGACGCCGAGCACCTCGACGAGCAGCGCGCGCCGCGACTGCACGCACGCGCCGATGCGGTAACGCACCACGAGCGTGGACGGGTGCTGCGACGCCAGCTGGTCGAGCGCGGCGTCGCGCTCGCGGAAATCGGCGTACGCGCACGAAAGAGACGTCTGGAGGTAGGCGGCGGCCGGATCGGCGAGCAGCGGCGCGAGCTGCTGCCGCAGCGCCTCACGAACGGGGGCGCCGAGCCGCTCCGTCTTGATCCAGCCGTCGTAGTCCTCCTTCGAAAGGCCCGAGGACTCCGGCGGAATGCCGCCGGCCACCCGGAGGAACAGCTCGCCGTGTTCTTCCGGCGGCAGCAACGGGGCGAGGATCCGGGCGCGGTCAAGCGACTGCGTGGCGGGAAGCCCAAGCTCCTTCTCACGGAGATGCAGCAGGACGGCCGCGCGGAACGCGCCGCGGATGGCCGGGGGCGAGGCGCGGCGCGCCAGCAGGGCGTCGTAGACATCGAGCGCCTGGCTGAGGCACGTGTAGCAGCCGGCACTCGCCAGGGCGTCGGCGTCCG
This window encodes:
- a CDS encoding EVE domain-containing protein; translated protein: MAQWLFKEEPTHYSYDALVKDGRTSWSGVKNPVAQKHLRGVRKGDRIFYYHTGNEKAIVAIAKADSNAYPDPADTSGKAHVVDVVPVKRLKAPVTLASIKADRRFASFPLTRLPRLSVMPVTDQEWNAIVTMSERHV